The DNA window GAGGCTGTGTGCATTTCCTCAACATTTCTGGACTGTTCTTATGTCCAGCATTTTGTCACTGGGTGCCTGACAGGCCTTATTTGTGTCAATCAGTCTGCCGTAGAACATCATTGTACTTTACTTTAGAAGAATAACTGCCGAAGCTCAACAAAAATCAAACAGTGATgatttctctgtgtttgtgcaccACACTGTGGTTAATCTCCAGGCAAAGCATCAACACTGATCCATGACTCACTGTGTTCGAGACCAATTCCTCCCCTATTATAAGTATTCATATATAATATGTCAGACGTGTTATCTTTCAAAATGAAGAAGCAGGCTGGTGAGAGTTCAAAGCAACGTttcatcaggtttttttttcctgactgTTTAGCATTTGACAGGCTGCCTGCtgggattttattttcagacagGTTTATGAACAGTGTTACCACtgcctgtgcatgtgagtgtgtgtgtgtgtgtgtgtgtgtgcttagtcTTTCACCATGGTTTGCTGCTCTGTGATAATCCTGGCTTTGTGTCTTGCTGTCCTTGGTGCTGAATCACCCAGccataattaaaatgtgcagTGCTCATGGAGAAGGTGGCGTGAAGCTCTTGGGAGATCAGGGTTTTGggttgagagggggagagggtgcagGAAGAGGGAGGGTGGTGATCACTTGTCAACTGTATGTGGTGTTGCACAGCAAACCCCAAAGGACGGCATGAGTCTCCCGGCTATTATCATGAGAAATGTTGCTTCCTCCGACTAGGAAATGACATAATCTCTGTACTCACTCGCCTCTCTAGTACAGGCTTGCCATGTTTGCAGAAATTTAGCAATAATTCTGACGACTAGGTACACAAATTAAAACTCTCTTCCTCACTCAACCTTCCAGACTAAACTTCTCACACAGTACGTCCTCAACCTGGCCAAGTATGACCAGAACTATGACATCAGGGACCGGGCACGTTTCATCCGCCAGCTCATCGTACCCACGGACAAGAGCGGCGTCCTCAGTAAATACGCCAAGAAGCTGTTCCTGGCCCTGAAGCCGGCACCTGTCCTCGAGTCTCCGTTCAAAGGTATGTGAGGGATTCGCTTTTGTGTTGTTAATACTCAATTCATGCTTGGAAGCATATGCCATCCTACACTTGCTCAGCTCTCCTTCAATGCTTGTTGATTCATGCAAAGGCAATGAAAGCAAGATAGTACAGTGATCATGATCATCATCCAAAGGCATGCCAGTTAGGTactgcagatgaaaatgagctcattagctaactctggcacatttacattgatgtggaaaatgttgattaatgtgcactgtccccaGTAAAAATGTATCATTAGACTGTGAATTGAATTGTAAATAATCTATTGGTACTGTGTTTCATGAGAAGGATCATTTGTAACACAGCAGTGAATGGAGCACCTCCTGTGTCGTATGTTTGTTTTGTAGACAGAGACCACTTCCAGTTgggctctctctcccatctGCTCAATGCTAAGGCTGGGGGCTACCAGGAGCTCCCTGACTGGCCCGAGGCAGCTCCAGACCCCTCCGTGCGCAACGTGGAGGTGAAGGATACTGTGCGTGCGGTGGAAACAGTAATAGGCAGAGATAGGGACCGAAGTGGACGGTCTGTCGGCTGTCCTATACGAGGGCAGTGCAGGAACACCAGTCTCTACCTCCAGACTGCTGCCTTACCAGTCATCAGCATAACATTGAACCCCATTGTCATGTACATCTCCAGTGCTCATTAATGCCCTTTGGCCTTCTTGTAGGTCCAAAGGGGCGCTACCTAATAATGATGCTCGTCTGTCCGGGCCAGACAGCCACAAGACACCCAGTGTGCTGAGATTACTGCTACCATTTTAGTCGAAAGAGTCACCTTCCAGTGTTGTAATTTATATGTGCACAGTGTCCATGGTAACATACAGGAGCACTGTTATGCTTATGAAATGAGATAATGCAGGTTTACTGGGTTTGGTTGTCACGACTGGAACCACTTACTACTCCAGCAGTTCCTCCCTGATTTGCTACAGTCTTACCACCGGCTACAGCCATCCATGCCAGAACATGTCATCAGTTCCCCCAAAAACCCACACCACCTTGCCCCCAACTGCTCTGTCCACTATAGGACAGCACCCTCAGATCAGTCCACCCATATCTGAAACCTGCACCTTTTTGCAAAAATGGCACATGAGATAGGCAGTGGCAACACCACGCCTGATCTGTAGTTTTGCTTGTCCTATCCCCCATGtgccattttgttcatttttcgaTGTGATGTATCGAGGGCCACAATTAAATCAAAACTGTCATGTGCACTGCTAagtaaaaatatacataagaACAAAGCTACAGGGCTACTGGGTGGCAGGTCCTGTACAGTGCATAGCATGCTGTGCCAGACTGTGGCTGGAATAATAAGTTAAGGTTTAGAGGGGTTTTGGGAGTGTAAGGGCCATACTTACTTACAGTGGCCTGAGATTACTGCCACCCATTTATTCAACCGGGATCTGATCTCTAGCGCCACATGCTGGTGGATCAGGCACCAGTGGTTTGCTTGCTAATGCTGAAGACATGATGTGTCGTCCTAcaactcatgtctgtgcaagctGTATACAATTGAGCATTCCAAATTTGGTAGAAATGGGGAGGtaacatgaacatgaaaaaaacataaatactaCATGATAAATACTACTTGAAATTATTGCCTTGGATCTCCCTACTGACACAAGGCCTGCAAGGTTCCAAAACTTGCAATTGAGAAGTGCCTTACAGTTTTGATTGGGGGTGTGGCTCTGGATTTTGATGTCTGTATTGCGAGTTTTCATTTCTTCCATCCATATGTGCTGTTGTCTCATTCATGACAGATGCAGACTCTCCCCCCCAGCGAGGGCAGGAGACATATGACAGTCTGATGACACAtcctgtttgtctctctcttaAGCCCTCCCTCAGCCCCACAGTGCTCCTTTCTGACTGTGTCTCTCTTTGCCCTGGTCCGCAGCTAGAGGAAGTCATTTCGACCAGCGAGGGGCGGATCGGCTTGCTAGGAGACTGGCGAGAGGTGCCCCTaagagtgcagtgtgtttttTCTGCTCTCTTCTTATACCACGGCTGGAGGAGCAGGCTAGCCCATAACTTAGACATAATATACGGGAAATCATCCATACTCAAGAGCCGCATCTCTAGACTTATTTCAATTAAAGTTAAACGTGGCATTTATCCTCAAAGATGTTTGTATGGTGTCTATAGACTCACGTGATCATTTAGCAGACATGCACTCTCATCTTGAGTGATTTGTAGCAATATGTGATTAGATGATTTCAGACTAAGAAGTGGAAGACATGGTTAGAAAAATTCCAAGCCAAAGTGAACCCTTTAAGCCGTCACCCAGAATGTGTCCTATTAATTTTATTCAAACATAGTCAATTGAAATTCAACCAGGCAGATAATTATGGAAACATGGACTGCAAATTTCCAAGTGGCAGGTGGCATATAACTGCTTAAATTCCACTAGGCTTAGAAAAGGAAGAATAAAAACATCACAAGGGCATTGTCAATAGTAGTAGCAGACATCTCAGAGGAAATCAGTATTCAAGCCCTAATCTGAAATTTTACATCCAAGAGACTAGATTTCCCATTCAGTTTGAACTATAATGAGAACTGACGGAGCAGGTAGAACACAGTTAGAAGAGGGAGACTGATGTGTCTTCAGAAAACAAAAGAGGCCAACTGATAACTGATATCAGACATGTAATTGGTGGGAAAATCTTGTTTCAGCACCATTTGCTGTTCCTTTAACAGTCATTGCAGGGCTAAACTGTATTGATTGGGATAGTTGTCAGTGGTTATTAGATAAATTAAGATGTTAGTTAAGTGAACTCTAGACACAGAAGACAAGAGACTTTGTACATTTAGGCATATATCAGTGTTTCAGACATATTTTGCTTGTGAAAGTATGGCTATTTAAATTTCTCTATTGATTATGACAATAGATTGGATTCTGAATTACTCCCTTGGTAGGTTCATGATGCTCGCATTGGTTAGTGTTCTGAGTGGGCTTTGTGTTTAGCTTCAGTCAGTGTTAGTTAGACGCTAGCTCAGTAGAGTAGTTATTGGAACCTTCTGTTTGCTGTGGTGTGCTGTGGTACTGCCCTTGCTTATCATTCAGATATCTGTTATTTTCAGATCTACTAACTCACATCCTCTCAGCATCTGGAGATTCATTCCATCAGTGTTGCACTTTCATTGCTAATCACGTAGGCTCATGTAGAACTGTGAGACTGTATGCACTCCTTATATTGTTTGATAATTGTTTTATTGATAGAAAAGGGCCTTTCATATACCATAATTGAAGTAATATgataatgaaatattataaaatatcttACAGCACATTggaaaatacatacattttcttaTTCAATTGTTCTTGACGGCACATCGAAAGTTGACGTCCCCTCGAGTTTCTAAtatgttgtactgtatgtggatcTAGTCAATCTCACTGGTATTTATTGATTGCGATTGTGTAAATGGATCTCTTGGAAAGTGCGACGCAGATGCTTTTCTGTACTTGTGAGTTTTCTTTGACTTCTCATTTCACCTCCATGCCACTCTTTTCTTTCCCGTCGGCAGGTTATTGTGCTGCTCGAAAGAGTCACAGCCTTAACCAGCGTGAGTCAGTCAGAGACAAAGAGCCAGCCTCTTTGAGACATGACCCGTAGCACCAAACCCAGTGTAGTAACTGTACTGTGTCTAGCTCAGTTTACATTGTCTACCTCAGCACCCTCTTTATTTTCAACTATTAAAGAGCTGATTCCTTGAAAGTATGTAGTGtctgaagaaaatattttttgttttaatgtctGTTTAAGCTATTTTTGTCCACTATACGTACTTTGACatgaaaaagaaatataaaagaTTAGCCATATAAATGTTTCCATGTTACATAATAATAGGTTTGctttgaatatacagtacattttctctGAAATATCAGAAAATATTTGATACTCTTCAAGGACACCAACTCTTTAATGGAGCTCCATTATGAAaccctgataaaaaaaaagcacagaacTGGCCATGAAAGCTTCGCCCTGCTGCTTTTCACATGCTTCACGTGTGGTTTAGCTGTGCCCACCGGCGCAATCCTGTAAGCCCTCAGATGCACGGATCAGAAATCAAAGCAGATCTCTGTTACGCCATAAAAGATTGCATCAACAACTCGGAGAGGAATTGGGAGGAATACAATTCCAAGTGTCCGAGGGGCAGTTATCATTCCAGCCCTGGGGGTCAGGCATTCATGGCCGCTGTACGCCTCCTGCTTCTCTGGTATGCTGCCTGCATGCTGCTGGGTTTGTTTGTGGGAGTGACGGTGGCCTTGCCTGTCTGTAGGTTCCCGAGTGGACAAAGTGCAGCAGCcgggagaagaggaaggagaagaaggTGGAGAAGCCCTTCTATTCTGACTCAGGTGGAGAGTCTGGGCCCACAGAGTCTGCAGACAGCGGTAATCCGCAATTATCTATCACtccacacacagttacacacacacacacactcgtacacacactccacacacagttactgcttttatttatgtccacacacacacacagacatacacacacgcacgcacacggagacacacacacacacacacacacacacacacactcgtacacacattccacacacagttactgcttttatttatgtccacacacgcacacacacacacacacacatgcacacgcacgcacacagacacacacacacacacacacacacacacgcacacacacacacgtacacatagaAAAACCCTGACGTGTCCAGAGCAGTGTCTCCCCAGACTTATTCACTGAAAAACCAAGAAGTAAACATGTAACATAAGTGCATAGAGAACGGTTTAAGACACAAAAGCAGAATTGGTAAGGTTTTTCTTACTTTTCTAATCGCAATTATCTGACATGTTACTTTTCTCTTGCTATCAGCGCAGACCTGCACCAATCAATCCTGCATCAATTTTCCTTAATCTAACATCTGTAAATACTGCAATAAAGCCTTTCATATCTCCAGCAACATTGACAGAACGCGCTTTGATAAACATTTCATATAATCATTAGTATTGAAGGAGTCTTGTGTCTGTATTTTTGAGAAGCATGTGAATACAGAACCAAACATCTTGCTCTGTGGTCACTGTGAGTCAGATGTCCCCTCACAgaatgatttgcactttgttgtacgtcgctctggataagagcgtctgctaaatgccacgtaatgtaatgtaatgtaatgtaaaaaggctgtagagacagggtgtgttttgtgtgtgtggaagtacGCCTCGCCCTCCTGGTTAAGCTGGGCGGTACCTGTGCCCTCCCCCTCAGAGTCGGACATGGCCAGCGGGTCAGAGAGCGGCAGTGAGAGCGGCAGTGAGGAGAGCGGCTCTGAATCCGGGAGCGAGGAGAGCGAAGAGGAGTCGGAgtcagagaaagaggagaagaagaagaagaagaaggtagACAAGAGCAAAGTCAAGAAAGCTGCACCGGAGAGCGCAGAGAGGTGAGTGGTACCTGGCGACTCTACAAGGCTTCACAGGCCCTGTTGAGTTGTGCGAGTGAACAGAGCTCACgatgagtcaggacctcagctTAAAATCTATGTACGTATGTAAGGCTGCATCTCTTACAACACCGTGCCCTCCCTGTTAATCCACATTAAGGATATTGATGTGCTTTGCCCAGAGGGAGGCCCCCTACTGGCCATACTGGCTTCCAGCAACAACCTAATTTTCCCAAAAGACCTTTCAACCAAGAACTAACCCTCCACTGCTTTGTGTAGCATTCGACACCAGGTAGAAATAAATTGTGGGTGGTTTCTGTTAGTCAAAGCTTGTTTAACAAGCAAGATAAATTATTGATTCACATTGTAACAGCCAACATATCTATAACCTGAAGCAGTTTGAAAGATCTTCCAAAGTACAAATAAATACTATATACTGTTCCTGTAGGCAGCAGCTCCTAACAGGTAACTGAACGACGAAAACTCGATTCATATGGCTCTGCACATTACACTGTGATAGTCTCTCGGCTCTTTATGCGAACAGATTTGACTCATCTGATTCTCCCTCCACAGCGAGCAGAGCagtggggaggagaggaagcCTGTGAAGAAGAGCAAAGAGCCCCGGAGTGCATCagagtctgagtctgaggaggaggaggagagctcGTCTGAAAGCAGCGAGTCTGAGTCCGAGTCCGAGCCGGAGTCAGAGTCTGACACGGACACAAAGCGGAAGAAGAAGGTGGGGTGTACATTCTGGGAGCATACATATTTGAAAACTTTCCTGGGCCTTCagtaacatttgtatttttccacCCACGGTGTTTACCCCATTCCtggtcaattttacattgtgacATGATGTCAGGAGGCTTGTCAGGAACTGTTCATGTCATGCACACttatttaaaaaactgtttctAATGTCAACTTTTCTGGTTCCCTTTCCTTGGCTTGGCTTGACATTTGAAGACAATTGTCTTCTTTGATTTTGATGTTGCTCATTTTCCAGATCAGTTCATCCAAACCACCTCCGAAGCAAcccaaaaaagagaagaaagagatgTCCCTTCTTGATCTGGATGACTGTATGtgcacatttttaaacagaAGTTGAGAATTCAATTGTGGAATGCATATTTCAGATTGTCATTTTCATTATAATTAGAGGGATATTTACACACAAACCCATAGAATTGGATGTGAAATAATGACTGTAGAACAGTACTATTGATGAACAATAGGAAATGCAAGTTCTGGTCACTGTTCTGCTGGCTAACACTGTGTGATTAATTTATTTGGTCTTTGTCATTCAGTCGACCCCACCCCATCGCCTCAGGTCACCCCGGTCAATAACTTCCTCTCCAGCAGCCTGGTGACAGACCTAGAGGGGCTGTCGCTGACGGACTCGGCCCTGTCCCCTGTGGTAGGTGACTCATGCTGCAACATCACCCACGATGCTGCGCTTCCCCTTTAACAGACCAATTCCCACCTGTGACTGGCCCATTCAGGCTGCATTTTGACACTTTGActttcacacactttcactcatTCTaattcttttaattatttttatatggaTGCAGATGCTTGAAAGCGCTGCCTGTTTAAAATTCAGGGAGGCGTGTTGATACGCCCGAGAAACGAGGCAGTGAGGGCCTCTGAGTGAATGAagagataaaaatgtaatggtcCTCCGGATTGTTCCGCCAGGAGGTGTTCCTGAAGGTTTGTGACCCGCAATgggtctgtgtgctgtgcagaAAAAGCACCGCAAAAACAATAGCACATTACAGACCACTGAAGAATGCTGAAGATAGTAGATGAAAAACTGATGAGACGCACCCATTGCGTGTGCTCTTGTGTACTGTTCCTATCATTTAGAGGGCATGCTGCTCGATGGCTGCACTGCCCAGCCCCCAACGTGCTAATGTCCTCCAGAAATGACCCACCGATCCCTGTGGCTGCGGACCACCAACACTGTATTTTAACATCTTTATCCAGCAGCTACTACCAGCTGCAAATCAATGGCAATCTACCACacatatgattttttttgtctggagTGAATTACAATGTATGAACCACAAAAggtccattttattttgaagtatAAAATAAGTAATGTATTAAACATGAGGAAAAACATATTGCTCCTTCACGTACTCCTGTTTGGGAACCCCATTTAAAAAgtgtaggcttgtgtgtgtattccagaaatttcatttctgagagtacCACCATATTTTGTTGATCGGTGTTGATACTGCATACTTTATTGATGTCTCCCTCTACTATAATGCTGTTTGCAGTGCACAAATAGAAAAGCAAAGATTCCAAACATAATGTACCATTACGATGGCAGTACATATGCACTCCCACAGTAGAATACAATGAGCATAGAATTATATACGAATAATggatgaaaatatttgaatggcACTCAGAGATGTCTACACCCACGCGCACAGGGCTAGCTCTCGACTGTGTGCGGAGCAAGCATTAGTAGCAAGGGAGAGGGCCTGACTTTCTGCAAGTCTTTGCTGAAACAACAGCACAAAGCatgttcttttttccttttctgtgtCACTCCTGTGTCACCATAACAAGCTGGCTttccatgtactgtacatggagGTGCTGTAAGCTACTGCAGATTCTCAAATAGTGGCCAGGGGCCTTTATTTACCTGAACAGATGAGAAAACCAGGCCTTATTGGAGGTGTAATTATTTCTAATTTGTCCTTTTTAGTATATtagtatattttataatattttagaACAATAATGTTTCATTTCTATTTATCCTATAAGGATTTACAGGTATATCTACTAGTTTACAGAAATACCCCTTCTGCGTGAGCTTCACTAGTGCACAGGTgtaataaatgcacacaatatTTTTAaggattttattaaaatatgaaaaacatccatAAGGAAATAGACAGAGCTGTCAGTGTCAGAGGGCATTTCTCCAGGAGAACAGCGGAAAGTGATTGTCTGGTCTTTAATGGCGGAGCGCCTCTGTGCCTCCTCTTCCTGCAGACCATCAGCCCCACGTCCAGCTCGGTGAAGACGTACGAACTGCTGCATCGCATCACGGGGGAGGGCCTGGCAGTGCAGTACTGCTTCAGTCGCCAGCCCTTCAGCCCCGACCCGCACATGGTGGCCGTGCAGATCCAGTTCACCAACAACACCGAGGCCGAGGCCAAGAACCTGTCCATCCAGGAGCCCAAGCTGCAGTCCGGCATGCGCATCAAGGAGTTCCCAGAGATCGGTCAGTCCAGCACACCCACCAAGGCTACtaagaaactattcaaaacCAACTTCTGACGCTATCACTGTCTTTGTCACCCATTGGTCAACTATGTATTTCTTCTCTTGTGAAGTGCGTTTCATTGAACGTATCTGCAATTGAGAAGGGAGACCATCGTTCCGCTGTGTTTTTGCACAAAGTGACTGAGGGcagacagaacacacagagatTATGCCTCAATGCCTCTCTAAATGCATTTACATAATTTGTGCCTAGAAATGAAAAGCCTGATGTGCTCTGTGTAGTAAAGTAGAAGCTGTTGAAGCAACATTATTGTCTGAGTGCTGGTGTGGGACGTGTGGAGAACATAATAATGCCCGAAATTCCTTCAAGAACAGTCAACATTTAATATCAGTGCGGATTACCTGTAGGGAAAATACCTTTCAGTAAATGCTAATAGTCATGCTGTATGTCTTAATGGTTGTCTTCATTGTTGTCTGATTGGGTGTGCTCGCCCTTGTCTCCTCTCTGTATTGCTGGTGATGCGCTCCTGCTTTCAGAAGTGTTGCCCCCGGGGGAGACCATCTCCGTGGTTATGGGCATCGATTTCTGCGATTCCACACAGGCAGCCAACTTTCAGCTCTGGTGAGGGCTTGCTCACTTCATACGGCTCTGCCACAGGCTACCGCAGCCATACTCTCGCACAGGAAGTCAGAGCAGTGACTAACTGAACGCATGTAGTGCACCTACCTGTCACACGCGCATTACAGAAAGTGACAAAAGGCAGGTAAACATCAAGTGATGAATCCCTTACAACGACAAATAAAATGTGGCCACTGTAAAAGTTCAGCTACGGGTTCCATTAAAAGGCAACCTGacactgtaatgtaaatggataTGTATTGGTATTGGTGGCAAAGCGACTGGACAGTGAGTaatctttttcccttttttccctgTGTCATGCCTCCCTCAGTACACACACTCGGAAGTTCTTTGTGTCGATCCAGCCCCCGGTGGGAGAGCTGCTGGTGCCCGTCTTCATGACTGAGAATGAGTTCAGGAAGGAGCAAGGTGAGAATGGCTCCTGCTGATGGAGCAGTAGGTCAATCAGACCTCGCAGATACTCCAATACCCTTCgtcttcctgtctcctgtcttgAACTGGGCCAAACACAAGGGAACAGATCATTTCTATGTCTGAACTAGCGTGAATGAGGTTCATATTAGCCTTTTTAATCATtactttttcttctttaaaaaaaatccacatCTAAAAAAAGAAGTTCTCTGTCATGAAAAGATCCAGTTAAATGTTTTGTATGTACCACTAGCTACTTCATTAATGGTCATCTTCATTCAGCCTCATACTCATGCAGTGTATTCAACTATTCATCAACAGATAAGTGGATCAAAAGACAAGCAAATTATTTAATAAGCATGCAACCCATGAAATGTTGTTACCTAATCCACTGATGATGACTCATGAAAACATTAAGGGAATCTTCCTATTTCATCCCGTTGCTGCATAATGAGCAGTGCTTGCATAATGGCTTGTCGCTAACAATGAGGAGGTGTTCAAATCAAGCTAATGTACCTTATTAAACCTTGTGTCATCTCCTTCGTTTTTTTCTACATACCGGTATATTCTGTCCAACTCCAATAGAGAAGCTATTACAGTTGAGTGTGGGTAAGTCTCTGACAGATCTGTTCCTCTCAGCTGTATGTGTGCCACCTGCcgtacccccccctccccccactcacAGACTTGAACCCTAATGTGTCCCCTTGCTTTCAGCTGaaaccccttcccctctctgtggTCTCTTTAAGTGCCTTGGTTACAGTTACTGTGCATCTTCTCCACACCAGCCATCTTGGGTGAACTGACTTGCATCAGAGCTTCTCACACAGATCGGCCGATGAAGGGAATGCCTCGCCCCACAGCGCTCCCACCACAACCTCCTCCACTAACCCTAATTTTAGAGTTCTATCGCACTGAGGCTCTCCCCCGAATGCCCAACGGGACGCTCCATTGGTCAGAAGCACTGCATTTGAGATCGTTTCACCATAACGCCTTTTGACTTTTCTTGCGAGACAGGGTGTAGCCTCACTTTCCAGCTGTGCCTTGAGCTCACCTCTCCTCAGCCATGCTTTCACACAGCTACGCTTCGCTGAGATAAGTTcgcacaaaggaacagagccctAATAATTACACAGGGGAGAATTGCTTGTTGCCCATTTTCCCTTATGTAATGAGAAAGGCCTTTTGGATACTGATCGACCAGGCATTCACGACATTTGATTGTTTCATTATTGTAAATACCACATCATATGCAAGATTTATAAACTTATTTTTGGCACAATTGGGGTGCAGCAAAGCTGTTGAACATGGAAACTGAGCTTAATATTACAAAAGGgtttggtatttgtgtgtgcttttgtgaaaTGCAGCTCAGCTGACCAGTACACCTGGCTGTGGAGATTGTAATTGCAGGAAGCTAGACTGCAGTGTGCATTTGTTTCTGTGACTGTGCAGGTCAGCTGATGGGCATGAATGAGATCACAGAACGGCTGAGCCTGGGTGAGAAGTGCCAGAGTGACCATGTAATCGTGCAAAGGGTTACCTCGGCTGCCAACCTCAGCCGGGTGCCCTGCGGCTCGGAGAAGGAGTGCAGGTGAGCGGCTACTGGATGATAAccatggtgtaaaatccagctaccagctgtttcaaaacatagcttcagctggtcaaaccatgttgagtatcgGGCTGgtcgaactggtcaaccagcgaccagctgtttcaaaacctagctcaagcTGTTTTTGTCTCTCTCAGATGGTACAGTCCCACATCCATACCAGTCATATCCACATGGCATATCCCATAGCAGGCATATCTAAGCACACGGTTATTGTTTTTACTACAGTCAAGAGGATGAGACatgttttgtgtaaaaaaaaagacatcaaaGATCATTTAGAGaaacattgttttaaatgtggCTCTTTTCTTCTATCaccttgtttcttttctttgtctTCATTTTCAACCTCTGATGCTTCTGACTTCTGATGTGAACTCagccttcctcttcctcttcctccttcctctcctccggtGCCCAGGTTTGCAGGGAAGACGGTGACTAGCGGCAGTCTGGTGCTGGTCACCGTGGTGACAAAGGAGGGATGTGCGGCCCAGCTCACAGTCAACTGTGAGAAGATGGTGATTGGCACGATGTTGGTGAAAGACATCCTCcaagctctgtctcagtgacaGACTGTCTCCATGACAGCAACTGTCTGCTTCAGCCCTTCAACTCACACCCTTCCTCCCACTCACACTGCTTCAGCCaagacacacctagttacccaGCAACCTCTAACAGTATCCTTCACCATAGCTATCCAGCAACCTATCGCTGCG is part of the Conger conger chromosome 15, fConCon1.1, whole genome shotgun sequence genome and encodes:
- the LOC133112023 gene encoding AP-3 complex subunit beta-2 isoform X8; this translates as MSASSAYDEKGGSSSVGEPEYGHDPASGGIFSSDYKRHDDLKEMLDSNKDSLKLEAMKRIVAMIARGKNASDLFPAVVKNVACKNIEVKKLVYVYLVRYAEEQQDLALLSISTFQRGLKDPNQLIRASALRVLSSIRVTIIVPIMMLAIKEAASDMSPYVRKTAAHAIPKLYSLDPEQKDQLIEVIEKLLADKTTLVAGSVVMAFEEVCPERIDLIHKNYRKLCNLLIDVEEWGQVVIINMLTRYARTQFLNPNMNESLLEESGEKAFYGSDEEDGKDEKAEVAALAKRKPYVMDPDHRLLLRNTKPLLQSRNAAVVMAVAQLYFHLAPKAEVGVIAKALVRLMRSHSEVQYVVLQNVATMTIKRRGMFEPHLKSFYIRSTDPTQIKVLKLEVLTNLANETNISTILREFQTYIKSMDKDFVAATIQAIGRCATNIGEVRDTCLNGLVLLLSNRDELVVAESVVVIKKLLQMQPEQHSDIIKHMAKLTDNIQVPMARASILWLIGEYCEHVPKIAPDVLRKMAKSFTNEEDIVKLQIINLAAKLYLTNSKQTKLLTQYVLNLAKYDQNYDIRDRARFIRQLIVPTDKSGVLSKYAKKLFLALKPAPVLESPFKDRDHFQLGSLSHLLNAKAGGYQELPDWPEAAPDPSVRNVEVKDTVPEWTKCSSREKRKEKKVEKPFYSDSGGESGPTESADSESDMASGSESGSESGSEESGSESGSEESEEESESEKEEKKKKKKVDKSKVKKAAPESAESEQSSGEERKPVKKSKEPRSASESESEEEEESSSESSESESESEPESESDTDTKRKKKISSSKPPPKQPKKEKKEMSLLDLDDFDPTPSPQVTPVNNFLSSSLVTDLEGLSLTDSALSPVTISPTSSSVKTYELLHRITGEGLAVQYCFSRQPFSPDPHMVAVQIQFTNNTEAEAKNLSIQEPKLQSGMRIKEFPEIEVLPPGETISVVMGIDFCDSTQAANFQLCTHTRKFFVSIQPPVGELLVPVFMTENEFRKEQGQLMGMNEITERLSLGEKCQSDHVIVQRVTSAANLSRVPCGSEKECSLPLPLPPSSPPVPRFAGKTVTSGSLVLVTVVTKEGCAAQLTVNCEKMVIGTMLVKDILQALSQ
- the LOC133112023 gene encoding AP-3 complex subunit beta-2 isoform X6; this translates as MSASSAYDEKGGSSSVGEPEYGHDPASGGIFSSDYKRHDDLKEMLDSNKDSLKLEAMKRIVAMIARGKNASDLFPAVVKNVACKNIEVKKLVYVYLVRYAEEQQDLALLSISTFQRGLKDPNQLIRASALRVLSSIRVTIIVPIMMLAIKEAASDMSPYVRKTAAHAIPKLYSLDPEQKDQLIEVIEKLLADKTTLVAGSVVMAFEEVCPERIDLIHKNYRKLCNLLIDVEEWGQVVIINMLTRYARTQFLNPNMNESLLEESGEKAFYGSDEEDGKDEKAEVAALAKRKPYVMDPDHRLLLRNTKPLLQSRNAAVVMAVAQLYFHLAPKAEVGVIAKALVRLMRSHSEVQYVVLQNVATMTIKRRGMFEPHLKSFYIRSTDPTQIKVLKLEVLTNLANETNISTILREFQTYIKSMDKDFVAATIQAIGRCATNIGEVRDTCLNGLVLLLSNRDELVVAESVVVIKKLLQMQPEQHSDIIKHMAKLTDNIQVPMARASILWLIGEYCEHVPKIAPDVLRKMAKSFTNEEDIVKLQIINLAAKLYLTNSKQTKLLTQYVLNLAKYDQNYDIRDRARFIRQLIVPTDKSGVLSKYAKKLFLALKPAPVLESPFKDRDHFQLGSLSHLLNAKAGGYQELPDWPEAAPDPSVRNVEVKDTVPEWTKCSSREKRKEKKVEKPFYSDSGGESGPTESADSESDMASGSESGSESGSEESGSESGSEESEEESESEKEEKKKKKKVDKSKVKKAAPESAESEQSSGEERKPVKKSKEPRSASESESEEEEESSSESSESESESEPESESDTDTKRKKKISSSKPPPKQPKKEKKEMSLLDLDDFDPTPSPQVTPVNNFLSSSLVTDLEGLSLTDSALSPVTISPTSSSVKTYELLHRITGEGLAVQYCFSRQPFSPDPHMVAVQIQFTNNTEAEAKNLSIQEPKLQSGMRIKEFPEIEVLPPGETISVVMGIDFCDSTQAANFQLCTHTRKFFVSIQPPVGELLVPVFMTENEFRKEQEKLLQLSVGQLMGMNEITERLSLGEKCQSDHVIVQRVTSAANLSRVPCGSEKECSLPLPLPPSSPPVPRFAGKTVTSGSLVLVTVVTKEGCAAQLTVNCEKMVIGTMLVKDILQALSQ